A single region of the Ictalurus punctatus breed USDA103 chromosome 26, Coco_2.0, whole genome shotgun sequence genome encodes:
- the ppp3r1b gene encoding calcineurin subunit B type 1b, translated as MGNEASYPLEMCSHFDADEIKRLGKRFKKLDLDNSGSLSVEEFMSLPELQQNPLVQRVIDIFDTDGNGEVDFKEFIEGVSQFSVKGDKEQKLRFAFRIYDMDKDGYISNGELFQVLKMMVGNNLKDTQLQQIVDKTIINADKDGDGRISFEEFCAVVGGLDIHKKMVVDV; from the exons GGAAATGAAGCAAGTTACCCGTTGGAGATGTGCTCGCACT TCGACGCTGATGAGATTAAGAGACTAGGCAAGCGGTTTAAGAAACTCGACCTGGATAACTCGGGATCTCTGAGCGTGGAAGAGTTCATGTCGTTGCCCGAGCTCCAGCAGAACCCGCTGGTCCAACGAGTCATCGACATATTCGACACGGATGGCAACGGCGAGGTGGACTTTAAAG AGTTCATCGAGGGCGTGTCTCAGTTTAGCGTCAAAGGTGACAAGGAGCAGAAACTGCGCT TCGCGTTCCGGATCTACGACATGGACAAGGACGGCTACATATCCAACGGCGAGCTCTTCCAGGTGCTCAAGATGATGGTGGGCAACAATCTGAAGGACACGCAGCTGCAGCAGATCGTCGACAAGACCATCATCAACGCGGACAAGGACGGAGACGGCAGGATATCCTTCGAGGAGTTCTGTGCG GTGGTCGGCGGTTTAGACATTCACAAAAAGATGGTGGTGGATGTGTGA